A stretch of DNA from Brevibacillus ruminantium:
AAAATGGAATGCCAATGATGGAAAGAAACATATAGATTGAAAATAAGAAGAAGATGCATGAAACGGTGATTCTGAACATAGATAGAATGTAAGATTTAATCCCTGTTTTTATTGACAATATGTAAGATTCAGAATTTTGGTTTTTTTCTTATATTAACAGATATGATAGAAAAAGAAGCACTCAGGGGGGATTTGCGTGCGTCAAAAAAAGTTGAGTTTCGTTCTTGCTTCGATTTTGTTGGCCAGCATGTCACTGGTTGGCTGTAACTCGCAAGGATCAGCTCCAGCGCAGAACACGAATACCCAAGCCCAAGGAAGTTCCGGGGCGTCGTCTGGTGGCGGAGAAAAGATCCTGATTGCCACCCAAAGCCCGCTTTCCGGTTCGCAGTCAGCGATCGGGGACGCGATCAAGACCGGTGCAGCCTTTGCAATCGAGCAGCGGAAAGAGGAGTTCAAGAAGCTCGGTTTTGACTTGCAGTTATACCCTCAAGACGACCAAGCAGACCCGAAAATCGGCGTTTCCAACGCGGAAATGCTCGTAGCAAACCCGGAGGTCATGGGTGTCGTCGGCCACTTTAATACCGGCGTCGCGATTCCTTCATCCGTTAAGTACGAATCAGGCAGTCTGGTCATGGTGTCTCCGGCGAACAGCGGTGTGACACTGACGGAGGAAGGAAAGAAAACGGTTCACCGGATCTGTGCCCGTGATGACGCGCAAGGACCCAAAGGTGCGAAATATGCAAAAGAGCAGCTCGGTGTGACATCCGTTTTCCTGATACACGACAAGACCGCCTATGGGCAGGGGCTGGTCGACCAGGTAAAGGCGCAGTTTGAAAAAGACGGCGTCAAGGTACTGGGCTATGAAGGGGTAAACCAGGGAGAAAAGGATTATAACTTCGTCGTCAATACCGCGGTTGCCTCCAACCCTGACCTGATTTACTTCGGCGGCATCTACCCCGAAGCGGGCATTATCATAAAGCAGGCGAAAGAAAAAGGCTACCAAGGCAAATTCATGGGCGGGGACGGCATTGACTCTCCAGACCTGCTGAAAATTGCCGGCGATGCAGCAGTCGGCGTTTACCTCACTTCTCTGGCCGGAGATGCCAAGCAGACAGAAGAAGGCCGCAAGTGGGCAGAAGAGTACGAAAAAGCGATGGGCAAAAAGCCGGGAACCTACTCCGACTATGCGTTTGAATCGGCCAACGTGATCCTCAACGGGATTGAAGCGGCGATCCAAGCAAACGGCGGCAAAAAGCCGACTCGTGAACAAATTCTGGAACAAGTTCACAATACAAAAGAGTACCAGGGCAAATTCGTAAAGGTCACCTTTGATGACAAAGGGGATAATAAATACGCGGACGTCTTTATCTACAAGTTTGAAAAAGAAGGCACGTCCTTCATCGGAAAAGCAGAATAAGCGCGATCCTCCAGCCGATGCTCACTTCGAGCATCGGTCTTTTTTGTGTACAGTGTGATGATTCGCGAATGGGGGGAAGAGACAGGAAGGAGCGTCTGTTATGCGGAAGAAATAGAATGAATTTTCTGTTTTAAAGAGGAAAGGAGAGCGATACGATGGCTCATTTGGGACTCCGCTATCTATTTGAAGAATTGCCCGCGTTTCCGTTTCCTTATGTCTGTCTGTTTACAGAAGAGCTGTCACTTGTGGTGTGGAAGGTCCATCAGGATTCCCCGCAACAGGAGGTGAAGCAACGGCTGGAGGAGATCGAGCTTTTGATCCGCACCCAAGTCACGACAAAGCAAGAAAGGCAGGAGATGAACCAGCAAGAGCAGCATGGGCATACAGCCGCTGGGCCTTCCTCTGTATACGCGGAGCCTATGGAGCTGGATGGCGTACAGTATTGGCTAGCCCTTCATTCCGGTGGGGAACAGGTAATCGACCGGGCGCACTGGCAGTTGATTGCCGTTTTGATCAGGACACAGTGGAATGAAAAAAAGCTGGCCGCTGAGATGATGCTGCATAATCACTATCAAAAACAGATTGTCGAGACGATTTCCGAGGGGTTCATGGCGATCAATCGGAGCGGTGAGATTGTCTATGTAAACAGACAGGGTGCCGATATTTTGGGGATTACCGTGGCTGAAACCATCGGAGTGCATCTTTGCGACATCGTCGACTTTCAGCCGGAAGTGCTCTCTGTTCTGGATTCAGGCAAAGGATGGGTCAACAAGGAATTCTTTATCACGATGCCCAAAAAGGGGAAGCTGCACCTGATGAAATCGGCTATCCCTGTCTTTGATGAGTTGGGCGAGATTATCGGGGTGATCGATACCTTTCGCGAGATTAAAGTGATTCGTCACCTCGTCACCAGCATGGTGGGAGCCAAAGCTTTTTTCACTTTTGACGACATCATCACCCACTCTGCAAAGGTCCAGGAGCTGATTCGGCAATCGAGATGGGCGGCGCGGGATGATACCAATATTCTCATCGAGGGAGAAAGCGGGACAGGAAAAGAGCTGTTCGCTCACGCTATTCACAATGACAGCAGGCGGGCAAACGGGCCGTTCGTGGTGATCGATTGTTCCTCCATTCCCCGCGAGCTGGTGGAAAGTGAGCTGTTTGGGTATGTCGATGGAGCCTTCACTGGAGCGCGGAAAGGGGGAAGGCCGGGCAAATTTGAACTGGCAAACGGCGGGACGGTCTTTCTCGACGAGATCGGCGAGATGCCGCTGGAGATTCAGGCCAAATTGCTGCGCGTGCTGCAGAGCAGGTATGTGGTGCGGGTAGGGGGCTATGAGCCGATTCCCATCGACGTGAGGATCATTGCGGCAACCAACCGGGATCTGGAGGAAGAAGTAGCCAAGCGCAATTTTCGGCTCGATCTCTATTATCGCCTGAATGTCGTCAACTTGAAGATTCCGGCCCTGCGTGAACGGGCGGAGGACATCTTGATGCTGGCAGCCCATTTTATGCGCAAATTTGAAACAGACAAGCCTGACAATCCCTCTCTCACGCTCGCCCCAGCCGTGCAAGAAAGCTTGCAGCGCTATGCATGGCCGGGCAATATTCGCGAGCTGGAAAATGTGATCGCACGCGCCTGTGTATTCGCCAAAGGGGACGTCCTCGGACCGGAGCTTTTTCCAGAGACCTTGTTCGGTCGGGAGACGTCATTTCCGGCGCGTCCGCTTGAAGCCGTGCACAGTCTGGACGAGGCGGAAAAGAATCAGATCAGCGCCGTGCTGATCGAAGCGGCGGGAAACAAGAGCATGGCGGCCAAAATGCTGGGCATCTCCAGAAGCACGCTGTACCAAAAAATGAAACGATACGGATTTCCTGTTTAGCCAGTGTACGATATTCGGACAGTGTACGGGAATCAGACAACAGGAGTGTACATATTTCGTACAGCATCCTTCCCCTCTTTCATGGAAACATGTGGGATAACGTCGTTGAACTCCATTTTCTCCAGTTGGCACGAAATGTGTTACGGAAGAGGAGTGAACGGAAAATGCAGAGGAGGGAAGAATGTGGAAAAGCTGATCATCACCGTGGCACCGACAGGAGCCGTGACGACGCGAAAGGATACGCCATACCTGCCGATTACCCCGCGAGAGATCGCCGATGAAGTGTATGCCGCCTGGCAGGCAGGTGCCTCGATTGCCCACATCCATGTACGTGATCGGGAAGGCAATCCGTCGATGGATTACGAGACCTTTCGGGAAACGGTGGAGCGCATCAGGGAAAAATGCGACATCCTGATCAACCTGACTTCTTCGGGAGGATTGAATCTCCGGGAAGTAGAGCGCTTGAAAATTTGCGAATTAACGCCCGAGTTCGCCTCACTGGATGCTGGATCGATGAACTTCGGCCCCGGGGTATTTCTCAACCCGCCTGACTTTCTGGAGCGGCTGGCCGCGAAAATGAATCAGCATCAGGTAAAGCCCGAGATCGAGATTTTTGAGACCGGGATGATCAACAACGCCTTGATGCTGGCGAAAAAAGGGCTGATCAAACCGCCGTTTCACTTTCAATTTGTCCTGGGTGTCCCCGGCGGTATGCCGGCAACGGTGAAAAATCTGCTTCATTTGGTCGAATCGATTCCGGCCGGCTCTACCTGGTCGACAATCGGCATCGGCAGGCATCAGCTTGCGATGAACACGATGGGAATTCTCATGGGAGGGCATGTGCGGGTTGGTATGGAGGACAATGTGTACTACAGGACGGGCGAGCTGGCAAAATCAAATGCCGTTTTTGTTGACAGAATTGTCAGATTGGCGCAGGAGCTGGGTCGCGAGATAGCGAGCGTGGAGGAAGCCAGGTCCATTTTGGGACTAAGCAGTAAATGAGAACGAGGGAGGATCCGTCATGAGAAGCTTTCAGATTATTGATTTGAGTGTACCGATCAGCGAAAGAGTCAAGGAACCGCTTCCGGCGAAAATCGAGTACGTCCAGCATGAACAGGGGGCGGAGCAGGCGGCAGGGCTGTTTGGTCTTTCTCCGGATGACTTTCCGGAGAAGAAGGCATGGGCTGTCGAAAATGTCAGCTTGAGCACACATACGGGGACACATGTAGACGCCCCGTGGCATTACTGGCCGACCTCCGAGGGCAAGCCGGCCCGGACAATCGACCAACTGCCGCTGGAGTGGTTTTACGGCGACGGCGTGCTGCTCGATTTTCATGACAAAGGCGCAGGATACGAGCTGACGGCGGAGGACTTGCAGCAAAAGCTGGAGGAGATCGGCTATGCATTGAAGCCGTATGATATCGTCCTGATCCGCACGGGAGCAGATCAATACATTTACGAAGAGGGGTATTTCAACCAGCATGCGGGCGTGTCCGCAGAGGCGACATGCTGGCTGATTGATCAGGGCATCAAAGTGATGGGCACAGATGGCTGGGGCTGGGACATTCCCTTTTATTTGCAGGCGCAGTCGTACAGGGAAAATCCGCGTGACGGCGTGCTGTGGGCTGCTCATTTTGTGGGCAAGGAGAAAGAGTATTGCCAGATTGAAAAGCTGGCCAACCTGGAGCGCTTGCCCCGGCCGTTCGGCTTTAAGGTAGCGGTATTTCCGGTCAACATCGAAGGCGCCAGTGCCGGATGGGCACGCCCTGTAGCTATTTTGGAATAAGCGGGAGGGGAAGAGCATGAGCTTCAACGTCGTCTTTTTGCTGTATCTGGCCGTTTTTTTCGTGATTCTCTTTTACGGGGGATGGATGACGCGGAAATGGGTGAACAGTGCGAATGACTATTTGCTCGGGGGACGCGAGGTCGGTATGCTGATCAATGTCTTCGGGGTGGCGGCCATCGGATTTGCCGGGACGATTATCACACTGGGACCCGGCCTTGCCATCACGAGCGGGTTTTGGGGTTCGTTTGGCTTCGGGATTGCGTATCTATTTGGCGGCCTGGCTTTGTACGGAATTGTCCTTGCACCGTACATTCGCCGCTGCGGTGCGCAGACGCTTCCGGAATGGCTGGCGATGCGCTTTGATTCCCGCACCCGTGTACTGGTGACAATCGCCTCGATATTGGGACTGATCGGCATCATGGCCAACAACGTGGTCTCCATGGCCATCGTGGTCAATGGCTTTACCGGCTGGTCGCTCGTCTGGACGCTTTCTGCCATCTTTTTATTATTCTTGCTGTTTACGTATGCGGGCGGCTTTTGGGCCATTACCCTGACGGACTTTGTCCAGATGTGCATCGGGCTGATTGCCTTGCCCCTGATGTTTTTGGGCTTGCTCTCCCGTTTCGGCGGCTTTGACTTCATCAGTTCCCAGTGGCCGGGTCCGTCCGGGCACTGGACGCATGGGATTACCGGGGGGCAGCTGCCGATCTTTTCTCTGCAATATCCCAGCTTGCTCACCTTTGTGATTCTGTTCGGCTGCTTTCTTGTCTGGGGCAATAATTACTACTGGCTTCGCGTTTCATCGACCCGCAGTGAAAAGGTGGCCAAACATTCTTTCATCTATGCGGCTGTCCTTCTGGCACTGGTACCGTATCTCATCCTGGTCGTCACCGGTCTTTATGCAGGCGCTGCGTTCCCGGATACATTTGAGCCGAAAGGGAATGTCTCACCGATGGCCGCGTTTGGCGTGGTTTTGAAAGCGCTCCCAGTCAGCGTTACTGCGTTTGCCCTGATCGGAGCTCTGGCAGCCTCTATCTCCACATCGACGACTGCTCTGATCGGCGCTTCCTCTACGGCTGTGAGGGATCTGTATCAGCGCTATATCAGACCAAACGCCACACCGCGCGAGTTGACCATGCCATCCAAGGTGATCACCATCTGCCTCGGTTTGCTGGTGTGGGTCCTCTGTTTCTACCCAGGCGGTCCGCTCTATTTATTTGCTTTTGCCACCGCTTGGCTGGGTCCGCCGTCTGTTCTCGTCATGCTGGGTATCTGGTGGCGGAGAACGACGAAGCAAGGCGCATTTATCGGTGCGCTTGCCGGCATCGGGGTAACCGGATTATTCACGCTGCTGGAGCTGATGAAGGTATTCGTGATTGGAACGTATACACATGTTGGGGTGGTCGGGCTGGTCGTCACACTGGTCTGCACGGTCATCGTCAGTCTGATGACCCAGCCGCAGTACTACGGTGATAAGAACTGGAAGCTGGAGGGGCAGGCGGATTCGAACAGCTTGTCCGTATCCATGGAAGAACAGGTGGTGCTCCAGCTGATGTACGCCGGGTACAATACGATGGCGGAGATCACCGACATGCTTGGAGAAGATTCTACCGTTAGCAACCGCCTCGTTGAATCGCTTGATCAGAAGCGGTTGATTTTCCGCGAAAGCTATACTGGACCGGGTTTTTACACTTTCCGTTTGGCGGAAGAAGCGACCCGGCTGATGGACGAGAGTGTGAGCGTGATCCATGCAGATAAAGGCATGGTGAGCAGAGAAGACCTGGTCATCCTGCAAAAAGTAGGCGAAGGCAGCAGTCAGTTAAACGCGCATATCCGGCAGCATGAGCTGGACTCGCTGAAAGTGTCCGTAATCGTGGCCAAGCTGATCAGACAAGGCTATCTTGAGGAAAGCGGGTTGTGGCGCCGGAAGATGGCGATCACGACAGACGGACGACAAATACTGACGGCGCACGCTGCGCTGCTGCAGGAAAAAGGTGCCTAATGATAGGGAAGGCTCTGTCCATTGACAGGGCCGTTCTTTCGTTATACCATATACCCATAGGGGTAATAGTAACTAAAACATTTTACGCAGCAACATACCCCGGTAGGTATTCGGAAGAGGAGGATACAGATAGATGGATACGCAAAAGCAAACAACCATGGTGGTGTTTAGCGGTGATCTGGACAAAGCGATGGCAAGCTTTATCATCGCTACAGGAGCGGCAGCCATGGGCAACAAGGTCACGATGTTCTTCACCTTTTGGGGCCTGAACATCCTGCGAAAAGAACAGTACGTTCCGGTCAACAAAAGCTTCCTGGAGAAAATGTTCGAGCGGATGATGCCGCGGGGTCCTGGCAAGCTCGGCATTTCCAAACTAAATATGGGTGGCATGGGTTCTGCCCTGATGAAGCACATCATGAAGAAAAAGAATGTGGCTTCACTTCCTGAGCTGATAGAGCTGGCCAAGGAGCTGGATGTCGAGCTGATCGCCTGCACGATGTCGATGGACGTTCTCGGGATCAAGGAAGAGGAGCTGGTAGACGGTTTGAAATATGCGGGTGTCGCCACCTATCTGGCCGAAGCTGAGCAGTCCAAAGTCAATCTGTTCATTTAAGAAAAAGAGAGGTGAAGCCGCTTGGATTGGATATTTTATGGCTTGTTGGCAGTGGTTGTGCTTTTTTTCCTGAAAAACATGCTTCCGGTCAAAGGCTTGGAACAGCTCTCCCCGGACGAATTGAAGGAGCGGCTGAAAAAACCAGGTTCCTATGTGCTGCTGGATGTTCGCGAGCCGTTTGAATACCGGAGGGGGCATATTCCCGGGTTTTCCAATCTGCCGCTTGGACAGTTGAGACAGAGCTGCCCCAACGTCGATCCTTCAAAGCACGTTATCCTCACTTGCCAGAGCGGGATGAGAAGCAGACAGGCTGCCAAAATTTTGCTGAAAAACGGAGTCAAAGAGGTCAGTCATCTCCAGACGGGTATGTCCGGCTGGACGGGAAGAGTGGAAGTCAAGCGATAAGCGGGAAAACAGAAGCTTGATGGTTCATCAACTCCCTTTTTTATGGGTGGGTCCGATTGCAAAATCTTAACTATTTAACAATAGAGAGGTGAGAACATTGTCTGCAAAAGCGATACAAGCAAAAGACTTGCATGAAAAAATGGAACAGGGAATCTTCCTGCTCGATGTGCGCAATCCAGAAGATTATGCTGATTGGAAAATCGAAGGGAAAAAAGTGCGCTCTATCAACATTCCGTACTTTGATTTTCTCGACGAGAATGAAGAAATCTACCGTCCGCTCCCTGCGGATGAAGAGATCGTTGTCATCTGCGCCAAAGGCGGCAGTGCCCAGATGGTAGCAGACATGCTGGTGGAAAAAGGATATGAGGCCAGCTACCTGGAGCAGGGGATGAACGAGTGGAGCCAATTTTACCATCCGGTGACGGTCATGGAGGATGATGCGCTCAAGCTAATCCAGGTAAATCGCCTGGCCAAAGGCTGTCTGTCCTACATGGTGATCTCCGGCGAGGAAGCGCTCGTCGTCGATCCCGGCCGCCACATCGAAGAATACCTCACATTGGCTCAGAAAGAAGACATTGCGATCAAGTATGTGCTGGATACACATCTGCACGCCGACCACATCTCGGGCGGCCGCGAGCTAGCACAGAAGAGCGGCGCGGTGTACTACATTTCTTCCGGTGAAATGCAAGGCTCTGATCGGCCCTATGAACCGCTGGAAAAGCAGGGGCTGCTGCAGGTAGGAAGTGCAGAAGTCAAAATCCTGGCGGTTCCCACCCCTGGCCATACGCCGGGAAGCGTCTCCGTGCTGGTCAACGATCAGTATCTGCTCTCGGGTGATACGATCTTTGTCGGCGGTCTCGGCCGTCCCGATCTTGGCGGAAAGGCAGCGGAATGGGCACAAGCGTTGTATGACACCGTCTTTACCACTATCGCTTCCTTGCGTGACGATGTGTTGGTCCTGCCAACCCACTATGCCGACCTCTCGGAAATCAGCGAAGCGGGATATATCGGTGCCCAGCTGGGCGAGATTCGCCGGAACAACGAAGTAATGCGTACGGTCGACCGCGAGCTGTTTACGGAGAAGGTGGCGCACTCGGTTGGTGCCACGCCGCCCAACTACGAGGAAATCGTGGAAGTGAACCGCGGCACCCTGGAGGTCACAGCAGAGAAGGCGACCGAGCTGGAAATCGGCCCGAATCGCTGCGCATTGCACCACGGCTGATCCTTACGAGCCGGCACCTGAAAAGATTTTCATGTGAAAAGGCTCTACACGTAAACAAACATCAACCATCGAAAAAATTCAAGGAGGAATGATTAATCATGAACGTAGACGTATTTGTAGATGCCAAAGGACTTGCTTGCCCGATGCCGATTGTCAAAGCGAAAAAGGCTGTAGATGCCATGGAAAGCGGTCAAATCATGCAAGTGGAATCAACCGACAAAGGCTCTGTCAACGATTTTCAAAGCTGGGTTCGCGCGAATCATCATGAGCTTTTGAAAATGGAAGAAGATGCAGGGGTATACCGGATCTTTGTTCGCAAGGGATAGAGATAGACAGACAAGGGAAGAGACGGAAGGGAAATACTGTAAGCGGAAAGCCGGTTTCCTCTGAATAGAGGAGAAGCCGGCTTTTCTTATTTTTGCGAAGCGTGGAGGGAAAAGCAGTAAGCGTTTCTCAATGCTGGTTAGGTTTAGGTTGCTCTGTGTTTGGAGTCCCGCCGTTGAAAAGACTTCAGCAGATTTCGTAACCCCTCTTCCTGATAAGCCTTTCCATTCATTACGACTGCCGGGAAAGAGGTAAGTCCGAATTCTTTGGCTTTATTCTCTGACTCGGGGGAAGCCTGTTCTTTCCGCATATCATGCACGACGATACTGCATTTGGAACAGGCCAGTTGGTTCGCCTGTTCAATTAAGGTCTGACATCTTTCACTTCCCATTGAGTAGACTTCAATTTTCGCCATGCGATACATCTAGCCCCTCCATGCTTTTCCCTCCTATTCATGATTATCAGCCCTGTAGCTAGGTAAAGGGTCAAGCGCAATTTTACAAAGAGAAAATTTTGAAAATTATTTTTATAAAGAATAGTTTGTATTGATTTTTAATTTCAATATCGTATAATGGGTTTAAATTGGTAAAAGCTGGGCCGTTATACACAGTAGAAAAGAGGGAATGCCTTTGCTGAGCGGAGGATTGCTGAGAATTCGAGAATACCTACAAACGATCAAGCCATCTGAGCGCAGCGTGGCAGAGTACATCCTGGAGAATCCCCGTGAAGTCATCCGCCTCTCCATCAAGGAATTGGCTGAGCGGAGTCATGCGAGCCCCGCTGCCATCATCCGTATGTGCAAAAACATGGGATTGGATGGATTCCCAGAGCTGAAGATACGCATCGCCGCTGATTTGCAATCTCCTTCAGCCGGAGAAGAAGAGTACAAAGAGATACTCCCCTCCGACGACATTCCCACCTTGATCGAGTCTGTCACGGCGAATCACATCTACTCTTTGCGTGAAACGCTCAAGGTACTAGACCCGGCCGCCGTAGAACAGGCAGTCCAAGCGATTTATCGGGCGCGGCGCATCGACTTTTTCGGAGTGGGGGCCTCCCAACTGGTCGCCCAGGATGCCCAGCAAAAGTTCTTGCGGATCGATAAAACAGCAAATGCACATGCTGATGCACATCTGCAAATTACCTCTGCGGTTACACTAACAGACGAGGATGTGGCCGTCGGGATTTCCTACTCGGGAGAAACCCGTCAAGTCCTTTCCGCTATCACCAGAGCGAGGGAAGCAGGGGCCATTACGATTGGAATCACCAAATTTGGTCAAAACTCACTCTCCACGCTCGTAGACATCCACCTCACGACCATTTCATCCGAGGCAGACATGCGCAGTGCCGCCACGTCTTCCCGGATCGCTCAATTGGCTGTAATCGATATGATCTTCATGGGCGTAGCCGCACAGAGCTACGAAAAAGCGGTATCCTACCTGCGAAGGACGCGCAAAGCCGTTCTTGCCGAATTTCGTACCGATTAGATATGCAAGCGTTTTCACAAAAGAATCGACCTCACGAGAACACCCACCAACTGACGCACCACTCAGGCTGTTCCAGCACCCATTAACCATTCTCAGCACCCATTAACCTAACGTCGTTCCACATTACACACCTGTGCCTATACCCATCTCTCATATCTGTTGGCAATAACAAGTTTCTAGATAAATGGAGGGGTCTGCATTGAAAAGAAAGAGGAGATTGTCACTTTTCAGCTCAGCGCTCTTGTCTGCCGCTCTACTGCTTTCAGCCTGTTCTGGAAGCGGACAGCAGGCAAACACGGGCGAACAGCCAAGCGCCACGAACAACCAGACCAAAACGGAGCAAATCGAATTAAAGATGGGGTATTACTCCGATCCGCCCACACAGAAAAAGATGGAGGAACTGCTGGCCAAGTTTATGGCGAAGAATCCGCACATCAAAATTACCACAGAAACAGGTCCTCATGCACAGTTCTTCC
This window harbors:
- a CDS encoding branched-chain amino acid ABC transporter substrate-binding protein — protein: MSLVGCNSQGSAPAQNTNTQAQGSSGASSGGGEKILIATQSPLSGSQSAIGDAIKTGAAFAIEQRKEEFKKLGFDLQLYPQDDQADPKIGVSNAEMLVANPEVMGVVGHFNTGVAIPSSVKYESGSLVMVSPANSGVTLTEEGKKTVHRICARDDAQGPKGAKYAKEQLGVTSVFLIHDKTAYGQGLVDQVKAQFEKDGVKVLGYEGVNQGEKDYNFVVNTAVASNPDLIYFGGIYPEAGIIIKQAKEKGYQGKFMGGDGIDSPDLLKIAGDAAVGVYLTSLAGDAKQTEEGRKWAEEYEKAMGKKPGTYSDYAFESANVILNGIEAAIQANGGKKPTREQILEQVHNTKEYQGKFVKVTFDDKGDNKYADVFIYKFEKEGTSFIGKAE
- a CDS encoding sigma-54 interaction domain-containing protein — translated: MAHLGLRYLFEELPAFPFPYVCLFTEELSLVVWKVHQDSPQQEVKQRLEEIELLIRTQVTTKQERQEMNQQEQHGHTAAGPSSVYAEPMELDGVQYWLALHSGGEQVIDRAHWQLIAVLIRTQWNEKKLAAEMMLHNHYQKQIVETISEGFMAINRSGEIVYVNRQGADILGITVAETIGVHLCDIVDFQPEVLSVLDSGKGWVNKEFFITMPKKGKLHLMKSAIPVFDELGEIIGVIDTFREIKVIRHLVTSMVGAKAFFTFDDIITHSAKVQELIRQSRWAARDDTNILIEGESGTGKELFAHAIHNDSRRANGPFVVIDCSSIPRELVESELFGYVDGAFTGARKGGRPGKFELANGGTVFLDEIGEMPLEIQAKLLRVLQSRYVVRVGGYEPIPIDVRIIAATNRDLEEEVAKRNFRLDLYYRLNVVNLKIPALRERAEDILMLAAHFMRKFETDKPDNPSLTLAPAVQESLQRYAWPGNIRELENVIARACVFAKGDVLGPELFPETLFGRETSFPARPLEAVHSLDEAEKNQISAVLIEAAGNKSMAAKMLGISRSTLYQKMKRYGFPV
- a CDS encoding BKACE family enzyme translates to MEKLIITVAPTGAVTTRKDTPYLPITPREIADEVYAAWQAGASIAHIHVRDREGNPSMDYETFRETVERIREKCDILINLTSSGGLNLREVERLKICELTPEFASLDAGSMNFGPGVFLNPPDFLERLAAKMNQHQVKPEIEIFETGMINNALMLAKKGLIKPPFHFQFVLGVPGGMPATVKNLLHLVESIPAGSTWSTIGIGRHQLAMNTMGILMGGHVRVGMEDNVYYRTGELAKSNAVFVDRIVRLAQELGREIASVEEARSILGLSSK
- a CDS encoding cyclase family protein, which encodes MRSFQIIDLSVPISERVKEPLPAKIEYVQHEQGAEQAAGLFGLSPDDFPEKKAWAVENVSLSTHTGTHVDAPWHYWPTSEGKPARTIDQLPLEWFYGDGVLLDFHDKGAGYELTAEDLQQKLEEIGYALKPYDIVLIRTGADQYIYEEGYFNQHAGVSAEATCWLIDQGIKVMGTDGWGWDIPFYLQAQSYRENPRDGVLWAAHFVGKEKEYCQIEKLANLERLPRPFGFKVAVFPVNIEGASAGWARPVAILE
- a CDS encoding sodium:solute symporter family protein; the protein is MSFNVVFLLYLAVFFVILFYGGWMTRKWVNSANDYLLGGREVGMLINVFGVAAIGFAGTIITLGPGLAITSGFWGSFGFGIAYLFGGLALYGIVLAPYIRRCGAQTLPEWLAMRFDSRTRVLVTIASILGLIGIMANNVVSMAIVVNGFTGWSLVWTLSAIFLLFLLFTYAGGFWAITLTDFVQMCIGLIALPLMFLGLLSRFGGFDFISSQWPGPSGHWTHGITGGQLPIFSLQYPSLLTFVILFGCFLVWGNNYYWLRVSSTRSEKVAKHSFIYAAVLLALVPYLILVVTGLYAGAAFPDTFEPKGNVSPMAAFGVVLKALPVSVTAFALIGALAASISTSTTALIGASSTAVRDLYQRYIRPNATPRELTMPSKVITICLGLLVWVLCFYPGGPLYLFAFATAWLGPPSVLVMLGIWWRRTTKQGAFIGALAGIGVTGLFTLLELMKVFVIGTYTHVGVVGLVVTLVCTVIVSLMTQPQYYGDKNWKLEGQADSNSLSVSMEEQVVLQLMYAGYNTMAEITDMLGEDSTVSNRLVESLDQKRLIFRESYTGPGFYTFRLAEEATRLMDESVSVIHADKGMVSREDLVILQKVGEGSSQLNAHIRQHELDSLKVSVIVAKLIRQGYLEESGLWRRKMAITTDGRQILTAHAALLQEKGA
- a CDS encoding DsrE/DsrF/DrsH-like family protein, with the protein product MDTQKQTTMVVFSGDLDKAMASFIIATGAAAMGNKVTMFFTFWGLNILRKEQYVPVNKSFLEKMFERMMPRGPGKLGISKLNMGGMGSALMKHIMKKKNVASLPELIELAKELDVELIACTMSMDVLGIKEEELVDGLKYAGVATYLAEAEQSKVNLFI
- a CDS encoding rhodanese-like domain-containing protein — protein: MDWIFYGLLAVVVLFFLKNMLPVKGLEQLSPDELKERLKKPGSYVLLDVREPFEYRRGHIPGFSNLPLGQLRQSCPNVDPSKHVILTCQSGMRSRQAAKILLKNGVKEVSHLQTGMSGWTGRVEVKR
- a CDS encoding MBL fold metallo-hydrolase — translated: MSAKAIQAKDLHEKMEQGIFLLDVRNPEDYADWKIEGKKVRSINIPYFDFLDENEEIYRPLPADEEIVVICAKGGSAQMVADMLVEKGYEASYLEQGMNEWSQFYHPVTVMEDDALKLIQVNRLAKGCLSYMVISGEEALVVDPGRHIEEYLTLAQKEDIAIKYVLDTHLHADHISGGRELAQKSGAVYYISSGEMQGSDRPYEPLEKQGLLQVGSAEVKILAVPTPGHTPGSVSVLVNDQYLLSGDTIFVGGLGRPDLGGKAAEWAQALYDTVFTTIASLRDDVLVLPTHYADLSEISEAGYIGAQLGEIRRNNEVMRTVDRELFTEKVAHSVGATPPNYEEIVEVNRGTLEVTAEKATELEIGPNRCALHHG
- a CDS encoding sulfurtransferase TusA family protein; this encodes MNVDVFVDAKGLACPMPIVKAKKAVDAMESGQIMQVESTDKGSVNDFQSWVRANHHELLKMEEDAGVYRIFVRKG
- a CDS encoding glutaredoxin, translating into MYRMAKIEVYSMGSERCQTLIEQANQLACSKCSIVVHDMRKEQASPESENKAKEFGLTSFPAVVMNGKAYQEEGLRNLLKSFQRRDSKHRAT
- a CDS encoding MurR/RpiR family transcriptional regulator, whose amino-acid sequence is MSGGLLRIREYLQTIKPSERSVAEYILENPREVIRLSIKELAERSHASPAAIIRMCKNMGLDGFPELKIRIAADLQSPSAGEEEYKEILPSDDIPTLIESVTANHIYSLRETLKVLDPAAVEQAVQAIYRARRIDFFGVGASQLVAQDAQQKFLRIDKTANAHADAHLQITSAVTLTDEDVAVGISYSGETRQVLSAITRAREAGAITIGITKFGQNSLSTLVDIHLTTISSEADMRSAATSSRIAQLAVIDMIFMGVAAQSYEKAVSYLRRTRKAVLAEFRTD